The Leucothrix mucor DSM 2157 DNA window TATAGCGGGATTCTTTATTCAACAGGGCAATGCGCGCACCAGTTCCGGCAGCATTTCCCGCCGACGCCACTTGCTCCAATGGGCAGTCTGGAATCAGTCCCAATACCATCGCATGTTTTACATCAATATGACTTCCGAAGGCTCCGGCTAATCGAATGCGCTCGATTTGGGTGACGCCTAATTTATCCATTAATAAGCGCACACCAGCATACAGCGCGGCTTTACCCAACTGAATCTGGCGTACATCATTTTGCGAAACTGAAATCACCCGATCAGGGCGGCCCGAACCATCGTCATAAAGCACATAAGACCAAGTGCGCTCATTAGGAATAATCCGTGAACTGACTGCCGCTAAATCGCCATCCACCACGCCATCTTTGCTGATAATGCCCGCCAGATACATTTCGGCGATGACTTCAATAATGCCGGAGCCACAAATGCCATTCACGCCAATCTTCTTAATTTCGTCCTGAAAGCCATCTTCATTTGACCAAAGTTCGGAGCCAATCACGCGAAAGCGGGGCTCTTTGGTAATAGGGTCAATACGAACTCGCTCAATCGCGCCGGGTGCCGCACGTTGGCCGCAGCTGATTTGTGCGCCTTCAAAGGCAGGGCCGGTGGGGCTTGAGCAGGCCATTAGGCGATCTTTATTACCGAGAACGATTTCTGCATTGGTGCCCACATCCACCAGCAAGGTAATTTCATCTTGTAGCTGTGGCTCTTCAGAAAGCACCATACCCGCCGCATCGGCACCCACATGCCCGGCGATGCAGGGCAGAATATAGATCATGCCACCGGCATTAATTTTGATATCCATGTCTTTGGCGCGGGTGCGAATGGCTTCATCGGTCGCCAGTGCAAAGGGCGCGCCACCGAGTTCTACCGGATCAATTCCCAGCAGAATGTGATGCATAATGGGATTGGCCACCATCACCAACTCCATGACTTCATCCAGCGCAATATCCGCGTTTTCAACAATCTCAGCAATCAGCTTATTTAAACCGTCGCGAATGGCGTGGGTCATTTCACCCGCACCTTCAGGATGCATCATCACATAGGAGACGCGGCTCATGAGGTCTTCACCAAAGCGAATTTGGGGATTCATCAAACTACCGGACTGTATAACCTCGCCACTGTGCAAATCACACAAATGTGCTGCTACGGTGGTAGAGCCCACATCAATGGCGAGACCATAGGCTTTCTCTTTAAAGCCCGGCCACAGTGAGACAATTCGGCGACCGTCATATACCGCGGCGGTGACTTTCCATTCGCCAGAGCGCAGTACCGGTTGCAGGGTTTGCAGCAGGCTTAAGTCATATTCCAGATCGACCAAACCCCATTCGCGTTCCAGCGCATCGCAAACCCGTTGCATATCACCGCTTGGCTTATGCATGTCGGCTTCTTCTACGTCGATGTAATGAAGTTGAATGGTGCTGTCGAGGGTGATATCGCGCAGGTCCGCATCTTTGCGTACGACCTGTTTGTGTACCTGACTTTCCGGCGGCACATCAATGATGACATCGCCTTCCAGCAAGGTGTGGCAACTTAAGCGGCGGTTTTCTGCCAGCACTTTGCGCTTAGCCGAGTACTTTTTCTCAGCTTCAGACAAAGGGTTCAGATGTGAAATGCTGGAGACGATTTGGTGCTTCTGAAAGTTGCCTTCCATGCACTCGACCTGACAGCGGCCGCAAATCCCACGACCACCACAGACAGAATCAATATCAACGCCCAAGCTCTGAGCGATTTGTAATAACGGTGTGCCTAAGGGGAATTTCCCACGACGCCCAGAGGGCATAAACACAACTTTGGCGGTTTTGTTAGTCAATGGGATAGCTCCTCAAAAAATTATTGTTATGAACGGCGACGACGGTTGCCAGAGGTACGAGTACCGCGCGCGCCTTCTGCTGGTGCCTGACGGTATTTGCGAATCCAGTTGGCACAATCCGGATCATTACCCATCATCACATCGCCACCGAGTACTGCCTGAATGACTTCAGGATGCAGCGGGCTGGTAATCGCGGAGGTCATGCCCGCACCCATTGCCATGCTCAAAAAGGCACTGTTAACGCCGTTGCGATTTGGGAGGCCGAAGCTTACATTAGAAGCCCCGCAAGTGGTATTCACTTTTAGCTCATTACGTAGGCGTGAAACCAGCGCCATGACTTGCTTTCCGGCGGTATTGATCGCACCAATTGGCATCACTAAGGGGTCAACCACAACACGGTCGTGGGAGATGCCATAATCCGCTGCACGCTCAACGATTTTCTTCGCCACTTCAAATCGCACATTCGGATCTTCGCTTATGCCGGTCTCATCGTTTGAGATGGCCACTACCGAGGCATTGTATTTTGCGACCAGAGGCAATACGCGATCTAGTGACTCATCTTCACCGGTTACCGAGTTCACCAGCGCACGGCCTTGATACACCGCCAAACCCGCCTCCAGCGCATCAATAATCGAAGAGTCAATACACAGAGGTGTGTCAGTCAGCGACTGCACTAATTGAATCACTTCTGCGAGAATGCGTGGTTCATCCGCCAGTGGAATCCCCGCATTAATATCCAACATGTGCGCACCGGCGGCAATTTGTGCCAAGGCATCTGCTTCCACACGGCTGTAATCCCCGACTTTCATTTCTTCCGCGAGGATTTTACGACCGGTCGGATTAATGCGCTCACCAATGATCACAAAGGGATGATCGAAACCGATTTTTACTTCTTTAGTTGGCGATGTGATGATGGTGGTTGTCATGATGATGTCTCTCCAAGGGGCCGTCTATTGCGGCTAAATAAATGAGGGTTTATGCCTGAGTAATTGCCGCTTCGCGTCCGGGGAACCAAGGGATGCGATCACCGAGTACACCCGAGTTCTGCACGATTTCAGCCACGGCATATTCCATGCGATAGGCCATAATGTGTACGCCATGTACGCCGGGCATTTCTTTAATGGCATTGACCATGTCGGTACAAATATTGATGCCTTCCTGTTTTTGGTTTTCAGCACCAGCCAGTCGTTTGATAATGGCATCCGGAATATGCACGCCGGCAACATTGCTACGAATCCACTCCGCCGCGCGAGCAGAAGCTAGCGGGCCGACACCGGGTAAAATAAAGACTTTTTCGTGCAGTCCCATATCCACTACCTGATCCATATAATTGCGCATCATTTCAATATCAAAGCAGTATTGGGTTTGCACAAACTGAGCGCCGGCCGCTACTTTTTTAGCAAGGCGGTGAGGGCGGTAGTCAAAGGGTGGTGCGAAAGGATTAGCCGCTGCACCCAGAAAGACTTCCGGCGCTTTGCTGAGCTTGCGGCCACTTAAAAAGCGACCCTCATCACGCATGCCGCGCACCATGGATAAGGCTGACATGCAGTCCAAATCAAATACGGGTTTTGCTTCAGGGTGATCGCCAGATTGCACGCCATCGCCACTCAAACACATGATGTTCGCCACGCCCATCGCCGAAGCGCCAAGTACATCACCCTGAATCGCAATGCGGTTACGATCGCGGCAAGAGACTTGCATCACCATTGAGTAACCGTTGTGAGCGAGTAGGGCACACATGGCCACGCTAGACATATGGCAGTTAGCGCCTGAGCCGTCGGTGGCATTGATTGCATCGACATAGCCATCAAATACTTCGGCGCGCTCATACACTTCATTGGGGTCGGCAGAGTCCGGTGGGGCTATTTCTGCGGTGACGGCAAAGTGTCCCGCGCGCAATACCCGCTCAAAGCGGCCGGGTGAGGTGTGTCCGGGTAGTACCTTAAGGTTTTCACCGGGATTGGTTTCGTCATCAAAAAACATGGCGTCGTCTCGTTAGGACTCAGGAATTAGAGCGGGCTTGCTGACGTTTCTGGCGTACTTCACGTAGCCAGGCAGAGGTGCCTTTTTTGCGGGCATCCAGTGCAGGCTGAATAATCTGAATCGCCTGCTCCGTTTGCTTCATATTTTTGGTGCCTTCCCAAGCCACCACCCACACGCAATCCATATCGGGTTTGACTTCACATTTGCCATTAGGGCGCACGCCGCCACAAGGTCCATTGCGAATGGTTTTCGGGCAATTCATGGGGCAGGACATACCCGTGGAACCCAGTGTGCACTGGCCGCAGGATTGTGAATCAAACAGCAAACCTTTGGTGGCTTTTTCAACCGCCATAAACGGTTTTTCCAGTCGCTCATAGCCAATTTTTTCCAGCAAGGGAGCGGCTTTTAACAGACTGTTTTCAACACCACTGTAAATATGATGCAGGGTGTTTGAGTGCTTGGCAGACCAGCGGCGAAGTCGGTACATCAGGCGCTCTCCTCGTCTAGCCCGCCAGCGGCGACCAGACTTTTTAAGCGCTCATCGGGGTAGGCCGTCTCCAGTAACTCTGCTTCGCTAGCGGCTTGTGCCTGAATGTCATCCGCATTATCGCAAGGCTCGCTGACGCGTCTCCACTCCTCAACATAGTCATCCGTTCCGGCTTTTCCAGAGCGCATGGCGGCATCATCAATGGCGACTTGGAAGCGTTGGCTTAGCACCATCTTTCCCTTATTGCGGCCACGTTTGATAATTACCTGCGAGGGGATATCCCTCCAGTAAACGATAATTTTATCAGGCATGTTGCTGCTACCCTCTGGATTGGAAGTTGATAACTTGGGTCTGAAGCCCGCTTTCCAGCAAACCATAGCCGGTATGTTGGTGTTCAAAATCGAGGCCGAGATATTCGGCGGCTTGCTGCGCTGCTAGCAGCAATGTTGGATTGTGCGTTTGTGAGAGGTAAACCACTCGGGTGTAATGACCAAACATCATCGGCAGCAGCTCCGGATGCTGGTCTAATTTCAGGCCTTTCACGATCAGGCGCTGAAAGTGCTGGGCCAAAAAATCAGTTAAATAAAACGAGCCGATCGCCTGCTCGGCTAACTCATCAAACTGTTCAAGTCCGGCAAAAAAGGCATAGCAATGAGCGCCGGGCAGTCGTTCAATCGGATGGGCTTCGCTGGAGAACTCGGCAATCACCTTATCAATATCACCACCACTGCCACAGTCGGCATAGGCGATAAAAATATTCTGGTATTGCGCATGAAGCTCCTCAAGCTTTTCCCGCAACTTTCCGGCAATGCGCTCCGGTCGGTTGTGTAACTCCGCATCCAAACATTGAATGCGGAGGTGTTGCCAGTCATTCAGCACTTTAAGCTGTTGAATTTCTCTGGCCAGTGCGCCGCACGCGATAACAAGTGACGGCGCAGTCATGGCGTCAGGCTGCGTATTTTTCCGCGACCAGCTCAACGGCCATACTGGCGGCAGTGGCTGCATCACGGCAATAAGCGGTTGCGCCAACGGCCAAACCGAACTCTTCATTCAGTGGCGCGCCACCCACTAAGATGATGTAGTCATCACGAATACCGCGCTCGACCATCGCATCCACAACCACTTTCATATAAGGCATGGTAGTCGTCAGCAGGGCAGACATGCCCAGTACATCCGGCTTGTGCTCTTCTAGTGCTGCAAAGTACTCATCAACCGAGTTATTAATGCCGATATCGATGACTTCAAAGCCAGCGCCTTCCAGCATCATTCCGACCAGGTTTTTACCGATGTCATGAATGTCGCCTTTCACGGTGCCAATCACCATTTTACCAATTGGCTTCGCGCCGGTTTCAGCCAGTAGCGGGCGCAGAATGGACATGCCACCTTTCATTGCATTAGCCGCTAGTAGTACTTCCGGTACAAACAAAATACCATCGCGGAAGTCGATACCGACAATCGTCATGCCGCCAACCAGTGCTTCGGCCAGTACTTTCTCAGGAGACCAACCACGTTCCAGCAGGATGTTAGTGCCTTCAATAATTTCTTCTTTCATACCGTCGTACAAATCGTCGTGCATTTGCTCAACTAACTCGTCATCGGCAAGCTCGGATAAGATGATCTCGTCATCATCGTATTCATCAGTCATCAAAAGTACCTCTTAAAACAGTGTTATTGTTGTGAAGCGGTTGGCTCAGGGCCAAACCGGCAGCATCCTGCGGTTAATACTCTTTATCCGGGAAAGCGTTTTTACGGCGAGCGATAAAGTCCAGTAGGGCTTCGTCAATCGCTGGGTCCATGGCCGGTGGCTCGTACTCCGCCAGCATGGTTTTGAATATTTTATTGGCGCGTTGAGCGGCATCTAACTCGCCATCTTCCGACCACTGCTCGAAACTGTTGTTATCAGCAATATTGGAGCGGTAAAACGCGGTTTCGAAATTGGCTTGAGTGTGCGCTGCGCCAAGGAAATGATTGCCGGGGCCGACTTCGCGCAAAGCATCCATCGCCTGACCATTTTCACTCATATCGACGCCTTTAAGTAGCACCGACATCATATTGGCCTGATCAACATCCATAATGAATTTTTCATAGCTCATCACCAAGCCGCCTTCCAGCCAGCCTGCGGTATGCAGCATGAAGTTCACGCCTGCCAGTGCCGCTGTTTGCAGGGTATTCGCCGCTTCATAAGCTGCTTGCGCATCAGGTACTTTAGAGGCACATAAGCCACCACCACTGCGGAACGGGACGCCTAAACGACGCGCCAGTGCAGCGGCAACATACAGAATTAAACTTGGCTCTGGCGTACCAAAGGTTGGCGCACCGGATTGCATAGAAACGGCTGCAGCAAAGGTACCAAATACCACTGGCGCACCCGGATTAACCAGCTGCACAAAGGCCATACCCGCTAAGGCTTCTGCCAGAATCTGCGTGGCAGTACCGGCTACTGTGACGGGTGACATAGCACCGGCCAGAATAAAGGGCGAAATGACCGTTGCTTGATTATGACGCGCATATACCTTGGCAGCACCGAGCATGGTGTCATCAAAAGTCATTGGCGAGTTGGCATTAATCAGGCTGGCAGTGACAGCGTTGTTATCAACGAACTCATCACCAAACACGATTTTGCACATGTCGACCGTGTCTTGCGCGCGCTCTGGTGCAGTGACCGAGCCCATAAACGGCTTGTCGCTGTATTTGATATGACTGTAGATCATATCGAAGTGGCGCTTGTTAACCGGTAAATCAACCGGCTCACAGATGGTGCCGCCGGAGTGATGCATACCCGGTGACATGTAGGCCAGTTTTACAAAATTACGGAAGTCTTCGATGGTGGCATAACGACGACCTTTATCCAGGTCGCGAACAAATGGCGAGCCATAAGCTGGAACTAGTACGGTGCGTTTGCCGCCGATAATGGTGGTGTTTTCAGGGTTGCGGGCGTGTTGGGTAAATTCTTTTGGCGCGCTGGCCTGAATAATGGCGCGGCACATGCCACGAGGGAAGCGGACGAGTTCGCCCTTAACATCAGCACCGGCATCTTTAAGGATTTGCAGGGCTTCAGGATCATCGCGGAACTCAATACCGATTTCTTCCAGTACGGTATCCGCATTGTATTCTATCTGTGCGAGTCCAGACTCATCCAGCACTTCATAATAAGGAATGTTACGCTCGATGTAAGCTGACCGATGGGTCTGGGAAATCTTGCGCGCTGCGCGCTTTCCACTACGACCGCCACCGCCGCCTCTGGTTCGTCTTTCACTCATGCAGTTAGCTCCACAATCCATAAGGTTTTAAATTTCCACCAATTTGATTTTGCAGCGTTGTGCCAGATCTGAGCAAGCAAAAAAAACAATATCTGAGTATAAATTTTGGCGTGTGCTGAGCAGACAAGCGAGGAGTTGTGCGGGGCGAGTGGTTGGAGCTGTTATTTTTGATGTATCTGGCACCAAAGGAGGGTGTTGGTTGGACCCAACACCCTCCTGTTAAACGTCGATTAATCGATGATTAGATTAAGAACGTGGTTTGATGTTTTCAGGGTCGTACAGCGGGCCGTAACCAACTGCATCTAACGTGACTTTATAGATCTCACCCTGATATTCCATATCCAATACGCGACCAACCTGGCAATATTCATAAGGCAGGAATGCCAGTGCAATATTTTTTCCAATGCTTGGGCCAAAGGCGATACTGGTGGTGTATGAGCGACGACCTTTAGCGTCGATCAGTGTTTCGCCCGTTTCAGGGTCCAAAATCGGGCAAGCGCCAAATGGGAAGCGTGCAACGCCATGCGAGTCGACATTATCATTCACGGTCAGCGTACAGAGGTAGGCAGGCTGGTGCTCACGCTCACGAATCTTCAGGTAGGCTTCTTTACCAATAAAGTCAGCGGCTTTAACCACTTTACGTGCTAAGTCGACTTCTAACAGGTTGTACTCAGTCAGTAAGTCAGCGTTTTGTAGGCGTAAGCTCTTTTCCAAACGACGACTGTTGGCGTAAGTTTCAACACCCACTGGCAACACGCCTTCTGCAAACAAAGCATCCCAAACGGCTAAGCCATCTTCCAGTTTGAAGTGCAGCTCCCAGCCTTGCTCACCGACATACGAGATGCGGAAAGCGGTGACTTTTTTGCCTGCGATTTCCAGCGTACGAAGCCCCGCAAATGGGAAGTTCTCATTGCTGATATCGTCTGGGTTGGCGATCAATTTAGACAGGGTGGTGCGCGCATTCGGTCCCCAAAGGCCTAAGCAACCAAACTCGGTTGATAAATCCTCGACCAGTACTTGATCATAGCCGTAGTCTTCGGCATTGCGCTTCATCCAAACGAAGTCACGGTTACCCGCATCACCACCATCAATCACGCGGAAGTGGTTTTCACCTAAACGCAGTACGGTTAAATCGGCACGGACACCGGCGACTTTATCTAGGAAGTGCGTGTAAACCCCTTTGCCAATCGGCGTATCGCCAGCCACTTTGGCTACGCAAAGGAATTCCATTAGATCAGCTGCTCCTTCGCCGCTCACGTCATAGATCGCAAAGTGGCTGAGGTTGACCATGCCCACATTCTCAGACATTTCCAAATGCTCAGCATTGGAGACGCGCCAGAAGTGACGGTTTTCCCATTCGTTTTCACGAACCGGGACTTTATCACCCCATTTTTCTAAGAGGTGCTCATTGGCGGCATAGCCGTGTGCACGCTCCCAACCAGCAGCTTCCATAAAGTAACCGCCCAGCTCTTTTTCACGCTCCCAGAATGGGCTCTTGTAGTGATCACGCGCCGCGGTGTATGGCTCGCGGTTATGCACTGGCGGGTTGTAGATTTTGAAAGCCGATTCATAGCAACGGTCGGCGATGTATTGCTCTTCACATTGGAATGGGTAATAGCGTGCCACGTCGATACGCGCGTGGTCGATATGGGTGTAACCGTCAGTCATCCAGTCAGCCAGAATTTTACCGGTACCTGGTCCATCTTTGACCCAAACGGATTCGGCATACCACAGGCCACGCACATTGGCAGACTCACCAATGGATGGGCCACCATCGGCAGTCACTTGTAATAGGCCGTTGAATGAGTATTTCTCATCGTAGCCCAGCTCGCCCAAAATCGGCGTCAGCTCAATGGCTCGCTCTAATGGCTCCATCACTTCTTCGATATCTAAATCGCGCTGTGAAGGAGACAGGCGGGCTTCCTGCTTTTCTAAAATGTCGCGAGGGTGGCACATACGAGGCGCTTTTTCTTCGTAGTAGCCCCACTCAATCTGGCCACCTTCAGCGGTTTTTGGGTCTCCGGTATCACGCAAGTAAGCGGAGTTACCTTGGTCGCGTAGCAGTGGATAACCGATGTCTTTGCCCGTGCCTGCAAACTCTTCAAAAGGCTTGAAGAAGGTTAGTGGGTGATCAACCGGCATGATGGGTAAATCTTCACCCGCCATTTCAGCGATCAAACGGCCCCAAAGGCCAGCACAGACAACCACGTAATCGGCTTCGATATAACCGCGTTCGGTTTCAACGCCTTTAATGCGACCGTCTTCGATTTTCAGGCCAGTACAGGAGGTGTTAGCAAAGGCTTGTAGCTTGCCGGTTTCAACGCCCATTTCGACCAATTCGCCCGCAACGGTTTGAGAGCGAGGGACAACCAAACCTGCATCCGGGTCCCATAAGGCACCTTGAATCATATCTTCTTCAAGTAGTGGGAATTTTGCTTTGGCTTCGGCAGTTGAGATCATTTCAACGCGGTTGCCTAAGGCTTTACCAGACGTCACTCGGCGCTTGAGTTCAAGCATGCGCTCATCATCGCCAACACGAGCGACTTCAAGGCCTCCGACACGGGCATAGTGGCCCATCTTGTCAAAGAAGTCGATGCTGTATTGGGTGGTGAACATGGTCATTTGATCGTGCATCGTGTTGTAAACGAAATCAGATGCATGTGCGGTCGAACCGATATCAGTAGGGATCGCGGACTTATCAATGCCGACGATATCATCCCAGCCACGCTCGATAAGATGGTGTGCAACGGATGACCCGACAATACCACCCAAACCGATGATGACTACTTTTGCTTTAGCAGGGAACTTTGCCATTTTAAACTTAACTCCAGACCGAACATTTCAAGGGGAACATGCGAACCGAATTTATCGGCGAGGTGATTTTTGGTCAAACAAAAAAAACGTAGGCTGCAGCTAAGTTTTGCCACACCTGCCGATAACGTCCATTTTGGCGCATCGGCAGGGCCTATAAAGTGCAGCTAGATTATTGATTAATATAGCGTAAGGGCACACGGCGGGTAATGCTGGTGAACAGCGTGTAGGAAATGGTGCGGCTATGCGTTGCCACAAGATTGACATCCACTTCCTTACCCCATAATTCTACAGGGTCACCTTCTTTAGCATCCGGCAAATCAGTGAGGTCAACGGTGAGCATATCCATGGATACGCGCCCGATAATTCGGCTGGGTTTGCCGTTGACCGAGACTGGTGTGCCATCCTGAGCATGGCGTGAATAACCATCGGCATAACCGATTGCCACAACACCGACGCGGGTAGGGCGATCACAAATAAAGTTCTCGCCATAGCCAATGGGCTCGCCAGCAGCTAGCTCTCTTACCGAGAAAATCTCAGAGCGTAGCGACATGGCCGGTTTGAGTAAGGCATGGCTTGGATCATCCGGTGCCATCAGGGGCGATGCGCCATACAGCATAATACCGGGGCGCACATAAGCTTGATTGGCTGCAGCGGGCCAGGCCAGTGTGCCGGCTGAGTTAGCCAAGCTACAGTTTAAGCCTAAGCTGTTATTCACCTGACTGATGCGTTCTAACTGGCGTTCGGTGGTTGGCTGGTCGGGTTCATCGGCGCGCGAGAAGTGGCTCATTAGCGTGACTTGTCCGACATGCGGGCAAGCGGCTAAGCGGGCATACACCGCAGGATAGTCTGCCGGTGAAAAACCTAAGCGGTGCATGCCGCTATCCATTTTCAGGAAGATATGCACCTTTTTGCTGAGTTTAGCCTCCAGCAACCAGCCTAATTGACGCTCGGTTGCGACGGCCATGTAAAGGTCGTGTTGATCGACTTGTTGTAACTCATCCGGTTCAAAAATCCCTTCTAATAATAAGACGGGATTAGTGATTCCAGAGTCGCGTAACTCCATCGCTTCCTCAAGACAGGCGACACCATAAGCGTCGGCTTCCGGGCTGAGGGCTTTGGCAACGGCGACGGCACCGTGGCCGTAAGCATTGGCTTTGATAATGGCGATCGCTTTGGCAGACGGCGCCAATACTTTCGATTGGCGATAATTATGCCGAATGGCATCGAGGTCAATAATGGCGTGTGCTGGTCTCATAAGCTAAATAGGTTGCTAACTAGACAACCATCACTCCCTCAACCTCGACTTGTACGCCTAGTGGCAGTGCCGCAACGCCAATCGCTGCACGGGCCGGGAATGGGGCTTCAAAGTAACGCACCATCACTTCGTTAACCATCGCGAAGTTATTAAGGTCAGTCAGGTAAATATTCAGCTTTACGATGTCTTTTACTGAACCGCCAGCCGCTTCTGTAACGGCTTTAATATTGCGAAACACCTGATCGGCTTGCTCTGCAAAGTCGGTGGTTTCTACTTTCATCGTCTCAGGGTTTAACGGAATCTGGCCAGACAGGTAAGTGGTGTTACCGACCGTGACAGCTTGTGAGTAGGGGCCGATTGCTGATGGAGCGTTTTCCGTTGAAACAATGGTTCTTTCAGTCATGACAACTTCCTGCGTAAGGGTTAATGAATGCTTCGAGCATAATACAGGCGTTTCCGCAAAAGCAATGGGGTCACGCCTTGATTATGGGGTCAGTGTTTATCATCTGGTTGGGCCAGCTCAATGGCCAATTCTTCAAAGCTCGCCTGAATATCTTCGCGATCTTCTGAGGCAGCTTCTTCAATGACGTCCATTTCAATATCTGAATTTAGGGAGGCACTTAGCGGGGTAGAGGCCATGACTACGAAATCGCCACGTTCCTCTTCGGTGTGGTCTGCACGGCGAGTTGAGCGCCAGAGCGTAAAGGTCACCACCGTCCCCATCATTACCGCAATGGTACTGTAAAATGCGGAGGGTCCGAATATATCCATCGCAAAGGCCGCAATGGGTGAGCCCATGGTCGCACCAATTGCATTTACTAATACTAAGGTGCCACTGGCCGCGACCATTTGAATTGGCGATAGGTAGTCATTCACATGCGCGCCACACAAAGCATACAGGGGCATAATCATGCCGCCAATAAACAGTGCCATCACAAAGAACATCACACCTTGGTCTGGATTCGCGGCGGCATAAAGCGCTAACGCACCACCGATTGCGCAGGTGGTTAAAATAACGCTACGACGACCATAGCGGTCCGATAGCCAACCTAGTGGGTACTGACTTAAGAAGCCGCCGATAATTATCGAGCTCATAAATAGCGCGACATCTTTAACTGAGAAACCGAGGTTGGTGGTATACACCGCACCCATTCCAAAGAAGGCCCCCATGCACACACCGGAGGCAAACATTCCAAATACGCCAAGTGGTGAGATTTTATAGAGCTGAAAAATACTCACAGACTCAGCCGAGGTGAGCGTCGGGCCGCTATTGGCCGAAACCAGAATCGGCACTACCGCCAAGCTGATCATTAAAGATGACAGAATAAATAGCTCAATCTGCTCAGGTGAGGCTAGGTTTAGTAGGAACTGGCCGCCGGCCATGCCACCTAGCGAAATGATCATATAAATACTGAGCATTTGGCCGCGCGAATCGTTGTCGGCGGCATCGTTTAGCCAGCTTTCGGTCACGATGTATAAACCGGCGTAGGAAAATCCGGTGACTAAGCGCATTGCCCACCACAAAAACGGATCAACCCAGACGCCATGAATCAAAATAGAAGTGGACGCCAGTGAGGCCAGTGCGCCAAATACACGCACATGGCCGACTTTGGCAATTAGGCGAGGAACGGCATAACAACCCGCGATTAAACCGATGAAATAACCCGACATCACCAATCCAGTGATGCTGGTATCAAAGCCCTCGATGGTGGCGCGGATGCCGAGCAATGTGCCTTGAAGGCCATTGCCCAACATGATCAATCCCATGCCTAGAAACAGTGCCCAGGTATTTATTAGTGTTTTGCGCACGTGCTTCTCCTAGCGTTAGTGTCGCTCAGGATTCTAAAGCGGGCTCGGGTGATAAATCCACCAACGAATGTGATGGCTCAGAGAAAACTTTCCACTTATCCGCCGGCACTTCTTTGAACACTTCTGTAAAGCGCGAGTGATGCAAGTTCGAATCATCGACCGCCCGAATCAGGATCTGTTTGATATTGTGGGGGAATTCGCGATAAATGCGCGCATACACTTCAGGATCTTTTTCACTGCTGTCTCCAATCAAAATGAATTGATGCTCCGGATAACGATGGATAATATTCATCGCCTTGGTGGTTTTATACACCTCGGATGACAGGAAAAACTTGATAAAGCTGCGATCGGTCGGGTTGAAATTGCGCAGATGCATCGCGCCTTTCG harbors:
- a CDS encoding MFS transporter; translated protein: MRKTLINTWALFLGMGLIMLGNGLQGTLLGIRATIEGFDTSITGLVMSGYFIGLIAGCYAVPRLIAKVGHVRVFGALASLASTSILIHGVWVDPFLWWAMRLVTGFSYAGLYIVTESWLNDAADNDSRGQMLSIYMIISLGGMAGGQFLLNLASPEQIELFILSSLMISLAVVPILVSANSGPTLTSAESVSIFQLYKISPLGVFGMFASGVCMGAFFGMGAVYTTNLGFSVKDVALFMSSIIIGGFLSQYPLGWLSDRYGRRSVILTTCAIGGALALYAAANPDQGVMFFVMALFIGGMIMPLYALCGAHVNDYLSPIQMVAASGTLVLVNAIGATMGSPIAAFAMDIFGPSAFYSTIAVMMGTVVTFTLWRSTRRADHTEEERGDFVVMASTPLSASLNSDIEMDVIEEAASEDREDIQASFEELAIELAQPDDKH